A window from Physeter macrocephalus isolate SW-GA chromosome 11, ASM283717v5, whole genome shotgun sequence encodes these proteins:
- the LOC102977437 gene encoding LOW QUALITY PROTEIN: uncharacterized protein (The sequence of the model RefSeq protein was modified relative to this genomic sequence to represent the inferred CDS: inserted 1 base in 1 codon; deleted 1 base in 1 codon): MTLISIGGTQLLPASLEQSPTHASLYFSGVCWPLMQGHCQFLLSFPPAFLCPFWLLPILLPSRLPSVVKGHLLSALLTEATSSWGAVARPPSRQLPQADGYPHQRPGGVKQQPPEKVMGNRALAFDEIPLRILALQRGPVEWVCQVLKEENIVFPLDFTFGTALQPSPASRSPDAASESPGTFFSVSGXERLAAACRPRRSARGRPCARPAGRPAELPPVSPGWSGGPGTASTAALPDARTGPQHAPRAYGVMRHLPYCCRGQVVRGFGRGPKQLGIPTANFPEPVVDNLPADASTGIYYGWASVGSGDAHEMVVSIGWNPYYKNTKKSMETHIMHTFKEDFYGEILNVAIVGYLRPEKNFDSLESLISAIQGDIEEAKKRLDLPEHLKLKEDNFFQVPKSKIMNGH, translated from the exons ATGACGCTCATTAGTATTGGTGGGACCCAGCTGCTGCCGGCTTCCTTAGAGCAAAGCCCCACTCATGCCAGCCTTTATTTCAGTGGGGTATGCTGGCCATTAATGCAAGGTCATTGCCAGTTCCTGCTCTCATTTCCGCCTGCCTTTCTGTGCCCCTTCTGGCTTTTGCCCATCCTATTGCCCAGCAGGCTGCCTTCCGTGGTCAAAGGCCATCTCCTATCCGCTCTCCTCACTGAGGCCACAAGTTCTTGGGGTGCTGTGGCACGACCCCCAAGCCGGCAGCTGCCCCAAGCTGACGGCTACCCTCACCAGCGGCCAGGAGGGGTGAAGCAGCAGCCTCCGGAGAAGGTGATGGGTAACAGGGCACTGGCATTTGATGAAATACCTCTCCGCATTCTTGCTTTACAGAGAGGCCCGGTGGAGTGGGTATGCCAAGTgctcaaagaagaaaacattgtGTTTCCACTCGACTTCACATTCGGAA CCGCCCTTCAGCCGTCGCCGGCGTCCCGGAGCCCAGACGCAGCGTCTGAGTCGCCCGGCACCTTCTTTTCGGTCAGCG GTGAGCGTCTCGCCGCGGCGTGTCGTCCGCGCCGCTCGGCCCGTGGT CGCCCGTGCGCTCGCCCGGCCGGCCGGCCTGCGGAGCTCCCGCCCGTGTCCCCCGGCTGGTCCGGGGGTCCTGGCACCGCCTCGACGGCAGCTCTGCCGGACGCGCGGACTGGCCCTCAGCACGCACCCCGAGCTTACGGCGTCATGAGGCACCTGCCGTACTGCTGCCGCGGCCAGGTGGTGCGGGGCTTCGGTCGCGGCCCCAAGCAGCTGGGCATCCCTACAGCTAACTTTCCTGAACCAGTAGTAGATAATCTTCCAGCTGATGCATCCACTGGCATATATTATGGTTGGGCCAGTGTTGGAAGTGGCGACGCCCATGAGATGGTTGTGAGCATAGGATGGAACCCATACTACAAGAATACAAAAAAGTCCATGGAAACTCATATCATGCATACTTTCAAAGAGGACTTCTATGGGGAAATTCTCAACGTGGCCATCGTCGGCTACCTCAGACCAGAAAAGAACTTTGATTCTTTAGAGTCACTTATTTCAGCAATTCAAGGTGATATTGAGGAAGCTAAGAAACGACTAGATTTACCAGAACATTTGAAACTCAAAGAAgacaatttcttccaggttcctaaaagcaaaataatgaatGGCCACTGA